One segment of Nyctibius grandis isolate bNycGra1 chromosome 11, bNycGra1.pri, whole genome shotgun sequence DNA contains the following:
- the LOC137668812 gene encoding olfactory receptor 11L1-like encodes MTNITAVLEFRLLGFSSNPHCEILLFTVFLVIYIVTILGNIIIISVVTLEPQLHSPMYKFLKNLSFLEVCYTTTVVPKMLANLLAKRKSISFLGCMAQLYYFISLGATECYLLAVMAYDRFLAVCEPLHYGVAMTDESYTRLAVGSWVTGVFTGFLPCLMVSRLHFCSYNLIDHFFCDISPLLKLSCSDTTVTEAVIFILSLLVLSSCFLLTLVSYLLIILSILKIPSASGKRITFSTCSSHLMVVTIYYATMISMYVRPTYDLSSELNKAVSVLYTVVTPLLNPVIYSLRNKTFKKALEKILIRHSRLHSL; translated from the coding sequence ATGACAAATATTACAGCAGTACTGGAATTCAGGCTACTGGGCTTCAGTAGCAACCCACACTGCGAGATCCTGCTATTCACAGTGTTTTTGGTTATTTACATTGTCACCATCCTAGGGAACATCATTATAATTTCAGTGGTGACACTGGAGCCACAACTTCATTCACCCATGTACAAATTTCTCAAGAACCTGTCTTTCCTAGAGGTCTGTTACACCACCACAGTTGTACCCAAGATGCTGGCCAATCTACTGGCGAAAAGGAAGAGCATCTCTTTCTTAGGATGCATGGCACAGCTTTACTACTTCATTTCCCTGGGAGCCACTGAGTGTTACCTCTTGGCAGTGATGGCATATGACCGATTCCTTGCGGTCTGTGAACCCCTACACTATGGTGTGGCCATGACTGACGAGTCTTACACACGTCTGGCTGTGGGCTCCTGGGTCACTGGTGTTTTCACTGGTTTTCTGCCCTGTCTGATGGTCTCCAGATTGCATTTCTGCAGTTACAACCTTATTGATCACTTTTTCTGCGATATCTCTCCGCTGTTGAAGCTCTCATGCTCAGACACCACTGTCACAGAAGCTGTCATCTTCATCCTCTCTCTCCTGGTCCTTTCCAGCTGCTTTCTATTGACTCTTGTTTCATACTTACTGATAATTCTCAGTATCCTGAAGATACCCTCTGCTTCTGGAAAAAGAATTACCTTCTCCACCTGCAGCTCACACCTCATGGTAGTGACTATATACTATGCTACAATGATTTCCATGTATGTCCGTCCCACCTACGACCTGTCCTCAGAGCTCAATAAGGCTGTATCTGTGCTCTACACAGTGGTCACACCCCTTCTGAACCCAGTAATCTACAGCTTGAGAAACAAGACGTTCAAGAAGGCCTTGGAAAAAATACTCATCAGACACAGTCGTCTTCATTCTTTGTAA
- the LOC137668913 gene encoding olfactory receptor 5V1-like, whose amino-acid sequence MENQTSASEFVLLGLTSDPHLQSLLFFVFSVIYFITLSGNMVIMIVISTDPHLHSPMYFFLFHLALMDICYATTVVPYRLVYFLVKQKTIEFSACIIQMSLILFSAGSEIFMLSAMAYDRYIAICKPLQYQEVMNKLVCSLLVGGAWVMGILHSIINTLPMLNVQFCKHTEIKHFSCELPPLLNAACGSTFLNKLVLLSSAVIFGSSSFLLTLISYIYIISTVLKIQSAKGRHKAFSTCSSHLIVVVLLYTTALFQYTKPSSVSSFFLDQLFSIQYSILTPMLNPIIYSLKNNDVKTALGRMLGKIQASQRV is encoded by the coding sequence ATGGAAAACCAAACAAGTGCAAGTGAGTTTGTTCTCTTGGGACTTACCAGTGACCCACACCTTCAAAGCCTCCTcttctttgtgttttcagttatttatttcaTCACTCTGTCTGGAAATATGGTGATCATGATTGTGATAAGTACTGATCCTCACCTTCACTCCCCTATgtacttcttcctttttcacttaGCCCTCATGGACATCTGTTATGCCACCACCGTTGTTCCTTATAGGCTGGTGTATTTCCTAGTGAAGCAGAAAACCATTGAATTCAGTGCCTGTATTATCCAGATGTCCTTAATCCTTTTCTCAGCTGGTAGTGAAATTTTCATGCTCTCAGCAATGGCATATGATCGATACATTGCCATCTGTAAACCCCTACAATACCAAGAGGTTATGAACAAACTTGTCTGTAGCCTGCTGGTGGGGGGTGCATGGGTGATGGGGATCTTACACTCCATTATAAACACACTGCCTATGCTAAATGTGCAATTCTGCAAGCACACAGAAATTAAGCATTTCAGCTGTGAGTTGCCCCCTCTCTTAAATGCAGCTTGCGGTAGCACCTTCCTCAATAAACTtgttcttctctcctctgctgtgaTCTTTGGGTCAAGCTCCTTTCTGCTCACTCTCATCTCCTATATCTATATCATCTCTACTGTCCTGAAGATACAGTCTGCAAAGGGGAGGCACAAAGCTTTCTCCACTTGCAGCTCCCACCTCATCGTAGTGGTTTTGCTGTACACAACTGCTCTGTTCCAGTACACAAAACCCAGTTCAGTCTCATCATTCTTTCTAGATCAACTGTTTTCCATCCAATACAGCATTTTAACCCCCATGCTAAATCCCATCATCTACAGCCTGAAAAATAATGATGTGAAAACAGCTTTGGGCAGAATGTTAGGGAAAATTCAAGCTTCGCAAAGAGTGTAA